The following are encoded in a window of Desulfonatronovibrio magnus genomic DNA:
- a CDS encoding Dna2/Cas4 domain-containing protein, with translation MLNLQTFHTGLQTAQILETEATLGDRRLYIGASDIAQCPRKVVKGKTNPQPHTLQSLIRFKRGHIAEDIISEALHAFQHERQMALEYVASYCPLCHWYGQNTRHCPKCSTQLSSLPLTAHLDFVFPDNTILEVKTTSLPAIQKSWEMQLQTQMYLYKEIQGTSPRGYILTMDIAEGTLNLTEPYTLNEAAADEIIGRAINLWESLRSEASQPETEPSALCCVCEYLSDCPAFEGNTLPEEVTPLIAEYHSAGMVEKEAAKDKSRLRTAILGALSPGKYQAGDFRISLSQRSRTSTDNKAIAFLLKELGQDISKYQSKSTYPVLDIKHISAK, from the coding sequence CCTTGAAACAGAAGCAACTTTGGGAGATCGAAGGCTCTACATTGGAGCCAGTGATATCGCCCAGTGCCCACGTAAAGTAGTTAAAGGCAAAACTAACCCGCAACCACATACCTTGCAGTCTCTGATAAGATTCAAGAGAGGACATATTGCGGAGGACATAATTTCAGAAGCTCTGCATGCCTTTCAGCATGAGAGGCAGATGGCGCTTGAATATGTGGCATCTTATTGTCCTCTATGCCACTGGTATGGGCAAAACACTCGGCACTGTCCCAAGTGCAGTACCCAGCTGAGTTCTCTGCCCCTCACAGCTCACCTGGATTTTGTATTCCCGGATAACACGATTCTGGAAGTTAAAACCACCAGCCTGCCAGCCATCCAGAAGTCATGGGAAATGCAACTCCAGACCCAGATGTATCTGTACAAAGAAATACAAGGAACATCCCCGAGGGGCTATATCCTGACCATGGACATCGCTGAAGGAACCCTGAACCTCACTGAACCCTACACGTTGAACGAAGCAGCTGCGGATGAGATAATTGGCAGGGCTATAAACCTCTGGGAATCTCTGAGATCTGAAGCATCTCAGCCCGAAACAGAACCCTCTGCCTTGTGTTGCGTATGTGAGTATTTAAGTGACTGCCCTGCTTTTGAAGGAAACACCTTGCCTGAAGAGGTAACCCCGCTGATAGCTGAGTATCATAGTGCAGGTATGGTGGAAAAAGAAGCAGCTAAGGATAAATCCCGGTTAAGAACAGCTATTCTGGGAGCGCTCTCCCCCGGTAAGTACCAGGCTGGGGATTTCCGTATCTCCCTAAGCCAGAGGTCAAGAACCTCAACAGATAACAAGGCCATAGCTTTTCTTCTCAAGGAATTAGGCCAGGACATCTCAAAGTATCAGTCCAAGTCTACATACCCAGTGCTGGACATCAAGCACATCTCTGCAAAGTAA
- a CDS encoding AAA family ATPase, with protein MPTVKELFHPSFPDIQWSVRDKHDFQNYVPNKTDYQFRPETTADFLGWLQFGGLSSLISGPTGSGKSSLVNEVAARSNIPVFPIVGHNRLEWLDLAGQYVPNDKGGFTYEYGPLPMAMKAGGIFLFDEIDLVDPSTLVALNSVLDGRPLVLSANNAEVIKPHKDFRLVATANTTGHGDGEANGYSGTLKMSRAFMNRLQWTFKVDYPEPEVETQIVEGITGNKEIAKQMVSFAAEVRQAHKSEEAHIPDTMSTREIREWAKAALFFQKVPRINNPLSEALKYVLLNKCSEDGRPVISEIYQRIFNQEL; from the coding sequence ATGCCTACAGTGAAAGAATTATTTCATCCTTCGTTCCCGGATATTCAATGGTCCGTAAGGGATAAACATGACTTTCAAAACTATGTCCCCAACAAAACAGACTACCAGTTCAGACCCGAAACAACTGCAGATTTCCTTGGCTGGCTGCAATTCGGTGGCCTGAGCTCCTTGATCTCAGGCCCCACAGGCAGCGGTAAATCAAGCTTAGTGAACGAAGTAGCAGCCCGCAGCAACATTCCTGTATTCCCCATTGTCGGCCACAACCGCTTGGAATGGCTGGACCTTGCTGGTCAGTATGTACCCAATGATAAAGGCGGCTTCACTTACGAGTATGGTCCACTACCCATGGCTATGAAAGCAGGAGGTATCTTCTTATTCGATGAGATTGACCTGGTGGACCCTTCTACTTTGGTGGCCCTGAACTCTGTATTGGATGGCCGCCCCCTGGTCCTGTCTGCCAATAATGCTGAAGTGATAAAACCACACAAGGACTTCAGGCTTGTAGCGACTGCAAACACTACCGGACACGGCGATGGCGAGGCCAATGGCTATTCCGGTACTCTGAAGATGTCCCGGGCCTTCATGAATAGACTGCAGTGGACCTTCAAAGTGGATTACCCTGAACCGGAAGTTGAGACCCAGATAGTAGAGGGTATTACCGGCAACAAAGAGATAGCGAAGCAGATGGTGAGTTTTGCTGCTGAAGTGCGTCAAGCGCATAAGTCTGAAGAGGCCCACATTCCAGACACAATGTCTACAAGAGAGATCAGGGAATGGGCTAAGGCTGCACTGTTTTTCCAGAAAGTCCCCAGAATAAACAACCCTCTTTCCGAGGCTCTAAAATA